In Cetobacterium sp. ZOR0034, one genomic interval encodes:
- a CDS encoding MipA/OmpV family protein, with the protein MKKILLGLLALTMSATLFAENKFGIGAGIGLSDSMYKGAEDKAYPMPLLDINYGDFYVKGVTVGYQFYQDDAFAASLFLDPLAGFAVDGEDLKTGYNNIDDRKFQAMFGLRLDADTGFYGIRTGLTAQVGEHGGEGKISAFKAYKVDERLTVVPSVHVKGYNGEYTDYYFGVTSEEAARNSKIKGSYKANAAYSIGLNITADYRLTDNVALMAFLGVERFSSEVSDSPIVEDGVLYLVGVGAKYYF; encoded by the coding sequence ATGAAGAAAATATTATTGGGGTTATTAGCATTAACAATGTCAGCAACTCTATTTGCTGAAAATAAATTTGGAATTGGAGCTGGAATTGGATTATCTGATAGTATGTATAAAGGTGCAGAAGATAAGGCTTATCCAATGCCACTATTAGATATCAATTATGGTGACTTTTATGTTAAAGGTGTTACTGTAGGATATCAGTTTTATCAAGATGATGCTTTTGCGGCATCATTATTCTTAGATCCTTTAGCTGGATTTGCAGTTGATGGTGAGGATTTAAAAACAGGTTATAACAATATAGACGATAGAAAATTCCAAGCAATGTTTGGACTAAGATTAGATGCTGATACTGGATTCTATGGAATAAGAACAGGACTTACAGCACAAGTTGGTGAACATGGAGGAGAGGGAAAAATAAGTGCTTTCAAAGCTTATAAGGTAGATGAAAGACTTACAGTTGTTCCATCTGTTCATGTTAAAGGATATAATGGAGAATATACAGATTATTACTTCGGTGTAACATCTGAAGAAGCTGCTAGAAACTCTAAAATAAAAGGTTCTTATAAAGCAAATGCTGCTTACTCTATCGGATTAAATATTACTGCAGATTATAGATTAACTGATAACGTAGCACTTATGGCCTTTTTAGGTGTAGAGAGATTCTCTAGTGAGGTTTCTGATTCACCTATAGTTGAAGATGGAGTTTTATATTTAGTTGGAGTAGGAGCAAAGTACTACTTCTAG